The stretch of DNA ATAACACTTTCAAACGAGGTTTTTTCTATATTGGCACTTTTATTAATAGGCCATGGAAGAAGTGGAACAGCTGTGGCAATAAAAAATCTATCAATTGATTTAAATTTTAATATCGTTATTTACATGTTAATAGTGGCTGGATTGGGATATGCTATGCTGTGTTTTATATCAAAACATTTTTTGAGATATATATCATATATCAACTATGGAAAAATTTCATTTTATTTAATCATCTTTTGTAGTGCTGTTGTTTTTATGTTGGGATATTTTTCAAATTATTTATTATATTATATCTTAGTATATGCAATAGCGGCATGTTTGGGAGTGTCATGCGTAAAATTTAAAGTAAATATGTCATATATGATGAGTGTTCTTATATTCCCAACAATTTTATATTATATTTGTTAATATCGAAAGTGATAATGTATTTACTTTTTATCAATTTAATAATGTTGATAGTGTATTAATTATAACAATAAATAATAATAAAATAAAATGGTAAAATGAATTAAAATAAAAAATACCTATAATAATTACTATAATAATTAATGATGCTAGGTGGAAATATGGATTTTAAAATAATAGATAATGGTGTAATTGCCCCAAAGGGATTCAAAACAAACGGGGTTAAAAAAGGAAAATATGGAGTAGGTATAATATACTCAGAAAAAGATTGTGTGGCTGCTGCAACATTTACAACAAATAAAGTTGTGGCACATCCTGTGAATCTATCAAAAGAGATTTTAAAAAATAATAGGAATAAAATAAAAGCAATTGTAGCAAATAGCGGTAATGCAAATTGTTTTACAAAAAATGGATACTACGATGCAAAAGAAATGATAAAAGAAACTGCAAAACTACTGAATGTTCCTGAAAATAGTGTCTTAGTAGCATCTACTGGTGTAATTGGAAGGAAAATGCCAATGGATACAATAATAAGTAAAATAAACGAAGCATACAGCAAATTATTAAAAGAAAGTAGTAATTCAAATACAGTGAAAGCCATAATGACTACTGACAGATTTCCAAAAACCATTGCAGTGGAATTTGAAGTGAATGGAAAAACTGTAAGGATTGGGGGCATAACAAAAGGAGCAGGTATGATAGCACCAGATATGCTACATGCAACAATGCTGTGTTTTATTACTACGGATATAGCTATAAACAGTAGTGATTTAACAAAATCCCTTCAAAATGCAGTGGATAAATCATTTAATAATGCCGTTGTAGATGGGGATACAAGCACCAACGATACAGTGTTTGCTCTTGCAAATGGTGAAAGTGGAGTTAAA from Methanothermococcus okinawensis IH1 encodes:
- the argJ gene encoding bifunctional ornithine acetyltransferase/N-acetylglutamate synthase, with the protein product MDFKIIDNGVIAPKGFKTNGVKKGKYGVGIIYSEKDCVAAATFTTNKVVAHPVNLSKEILKNNRNKIKAIVANSGNANCFTKNGYYDAKEMIKETAKLLNVPENSVLVASTGVIGRKMPMDTIISKINEAYSKLLKESSNSNTVKAIMTTDRFPKTIAVEFEVNGKTVRIGGITKGAGMIAPDMLHATMLCFITTDIAINSSDLTKSLQNAVDKSFNNAVVDGDTSTNDTVFALANGESGVKYSECAELFDKALTYVCTELAKMIVMDGEGSTKLMEVCVKGCASKEDAVKASKSIVRSLLVKTALYGGDPNWGRITAAVGYSGVEMDMDKMDVLISNFDKETYLVKDGIPIADEGTKELELAEEIMQNDKIKIVVDLKLGNYENTSYGCDLGHDYVKLNSEYTT